The following proteins come from a genomic window of Trifolium pratense cultivar HEN17-A07 linkage group LG4, ARS_RC_1.1, whole genome shotgun sequence:
- the LOC123921642 gene encoding uncharacterized protein LOC123921642 translates to MVHLRKTIHKTKRFFHRSLKNFRSLFSGGYQKLPRSISFGPHLCNMDNAKAYASDQFYNEFYDLLQSDLSKMKKVGNNNINISKSKEPAMEDSARNGNFMCFAKESPQKSTYDVTEKAKMMNYSSSSQSQLMKKEDNTNKGAHVLAQKMKELDMMDSGDLEHVLDIEEALHYYSRLKSPVYVDIVDKFFRDINSEFIVPQPSVSFKSSKERLGPIQLYKR, encoded by the coding sequence ATGGTTCATCTAAGAAAAACCATTCACAAGACCAAACGTTTCTTTCACAGAAGTCTAAAAAATTTCAGGTCTCTTTTCTCTGGAGGGTACCAAAAACTTCCAAGATCAATTTCCTTTGGTCCACACCTTTGTAATATGGACAATGCAAAAGCTTATGCAAGTGACCAATTCTACAATGAGTTTTATGATCTCTTACAGTCTGATCTCAGCAAAATGAAGAAGGTTGGTAACAATAACATCAACATATCCAAGTCAAAAGAGCCTGCAATGGAAGATTCTGCAAGAAATGGAAACTTCATGTGTTTTGCAAAGGAAAGTCCACAAAAAAGCACTTATGATGTAACAGAAAAAGCGAAGATGATGAACTACAGTAGCTCGTCGCAATCACAACTGATGAAAAAGGAGGATAACACGAATAAAGGAGCTCATGTCTTGGCACAGAAGATGAAGGAATTGGATATGATGGATTCAGGTGATCTTGAACATGTATTAGACATAGAAGAAGCACTTCACTACTATTCTCGTCTTAAAAGTCCGGTTTATGTAGACATTGTGGACAAGTTTTTCAGGGACATAAACTCGGAGTTTATTGTTCCACAGCCCTCTGTCAGCTTCAAAAGCTCAAAGGAAAGACTCGGTCCGATTCAGTTATATAAAAGATAA